One window of the Lacerta agilis isolate rLacAgi1 chromosome 17, rLacAgi1.pri, whole genome shotgun sequence genome contains the following:
- the LOC117039268 gene encoding zinc transporter 1-like: protein MGAQPRNKSWMGEGSSPLWAVVGSTGWPVGHFCLSACLFLVELVASRVTGSLLLLSCAFHTLGGALALAVALTDAWLATGRHPSRRNTFGWVRARIAGTLASAIFLSALCLALLPEALRRVADPHVTQHALTLMGIGAVGIPIHLARVGLHGQHPQDPGTRPCCSRRRVTEGDSCAQEMEDLLGNGSSANGQPWMEEDREASPMPPSEKLGHWTTLCLGWVVACLGPAAVLLYSLMFHLLWPPCLGDAACLSHCLRSPCWAWHTAEALHWGHAPCWLLYLDPGLAVAVSVALLCLAWPALHSSALVLMQAAPEELDLRLLELQLRATEGVVAVRDLRVWQLDGPSSLVGTAHVHFRDVATCEAVMDRVQRVFCEHGVHAATVQPNLGVGPGGGWCEGAPRKRCLAPFPAMVMEYETTV, encoded by the exons ATGGGAGCCCAGCCGAGAAATAAATCCTGGATGGGTGAGGGCTCCTCGCCTCTGTGGGCAGTGGTGGGCTCCACAGGTTGGCCTGTCGGCCATTTCTGcctctctgcctgcctcttcctggTAGAGTTGGTGGCCAGCCGAGTGACCGGCTCACTGCTCCTGCTTTCCTGTGCATTCCACACCCTGGGAGGTGCACTGGCTCTTGCTGTGGCCTTGACCGATGCCTGGCTGGCGACCGGAAGACACCCCAGTCGGAGGAATACTTTCGGGTGGGTGCGAGCCCGCATTGCGGGCACCCTAGCCAGCGCCATCTTCCTGAGCGCCCTGTGCCTTGCGCTCCTGCCCGAGGCACTCCGCAGGGTGGCTGATCCACACGTCACACAGCATGCGTTGACCCTTATGGGGATCGGGGCCGTGGGGATCCCGATCCACCTTGCCAGGGTGGGACTGCATGGCCAGCATCCCCAAGACCCAGGCACGAGGCCGtgctgcagcaggaggagggtgACCGAAGGAGACAGCTGTGCCCAGGAGATGGAAG ATCTGCTGGGCAACGGCTCCTCGGCCAACGGGCAGCCCTGGATGGAGGAGGACAGGGAGGCCAGCCCCATGCCACCCTCAGAAAAACTGGGGCATTGGACAACGCTTTGCCTTGGTTGGGTGGTCGCCTGCCTGGGCCCTGCGGCCGTCCTTCTGTACTCTCTCATGTTCCACCTGCTGTGGCCTCCTTGCCTGGGTGATGCAGCCTGCCTCAGCCACTGCCTCAGGTCCCCCTGTTGGGCCTGGCATACTGCGGAGGCACTGCATTGGGGACACGCCCCTTGCTGGCTGCTCTACCTGGACCCTGGGCTCGCCGTGGCTGTGTCCGTGGCCCTGCTATGCTTGGCGTGGCCGGCCCTGCACAGCTCCGCTCTGGTCCTCATGCAGGCCGCACCGGAAGAGCTGGACTTGAGGCTGCTGGAGCTGCAGCTGCGGGCCACGGAAGGCGTGGTGGCCGTGCGGGACCTCCGCGTTTGGCAGCTGGACGGGCCCAGCAGCTTAGTGGGCACGGCCCACGTGCACTTCCGGGACGTGGCCACGTGCGAGGCCGTGATGGACAGGGTCCAGCGGGTGTTCTGCGAGCATGGTGTTCACGCCGCCACAGTGCAGCCAAATCTTGGCGTTGGTCCGGGCGGCGGGTGGTGCGAGGGGGCGCCACGAAAGAGGTGCTTGGCCCCGTTCCCTGCCATGGTCATGGAATACGAGACCACGGTGTGA
- the LRRN4CL gene encoding LRRN4 C-terminal-like protein yields MQIPGLFLVAAWILTLCPQASPTSMGHPLPVPLKESPLFPHPLGSNAPAVSKDRTSPPAPVKPPLDYPDDQHYDDYDYPLTSEPQTPGLPRQPHHLCKYNPCQHLQVPCEELSRASGCLCPGVTGPDVPPEPPRLQMVHTSEVAASMRWCAPSSTVQEYRLRYQLVGEDFLSGPALNNTSRLAAVSGLLPGHEYLLCIVASNRAGSSPMDDGTRQHGPCRLVWTPAHQMPYVYIAAGLAATLILVVISALAWHFCVRNKRKHPHRGSMDNILDAETGLDGAANSSFRSEEQL; encoded by the coding sequence ATGCAAATCCCGGGGCTGTTTCTGGTAGCGGCTTGGATCCTGACCCTCTGCCCCCAGGCATCACCGACAAGCATGGGACACCCTTTGCCCGTGCCCCTGAAAGAGAGCCCCCTGTTCCCGCATCCCTTGGGGAGCAACGCCCCAGCGGTGAGCAAAGACAGGACCTCACCACCTGCTCCGGTCAAACCTCCTCTGGATTATCCTGACGATCAACATTACGATGACTATGACTACCCTCTGACCTCAGAGCCCCAGACGCCCGGCCTCCCACGGCAGCCCCATCACCTTTGCAAATACAACCCCTGCCAGCACCTCCAAGTGCCCTGTGAGGAGCTGAGTAGGGCTAGCGGGTGCTTGTGCCCAGGGGTCACCGGCCCAGATGTGCCCCCCGAGCCGCCCCGCCTGCAGATGGTCCACACGAGTGAGGTGGCAGCGAGCATGCGCTGGTGTGCGCCTTCCTCCACAGTGCAGGAGTATCGCTTGCGCTATCAGTTGGTCGGCGAGGACTTCCTCTCCGGCCCGGCCCTCAACAACACTTCCCGCTTGGCGGCTGTCTCAGGGTTGCTGCCAGGTCACGAGTACCTGTTATGCATCGTGGCATCCAAccgggccggatccagccccatGGACGATGGCACCCGGCAGCACGGGCCGTGCCGCCTCGTCTGGACCCCTGCCCACCAAATGCCCTATGTCTACATAGCTGCGGGGCTGGCTGCCACCCTCATCCTTGTGGTCATCTCTGCCTTGGCCTGGCATTTCTGCGTCCGCAACAAGAGGAAGCATCCTCACCGTGGGTCGATGGACAATATCCTCGACGCTGAGACAGGCCTGGATGGCGCGGCAAACAGCTCTTTCCGCAGTGAGGAGCAGCTCTGA